One window from the genome of Thermodesulfovibrionales bacterium encodes:
- a CDS encoding DUF928 domain-containing protein → MRKGCFVIWTLIAVFVVLFPLTVFATNGQEEKDDAGTASTKRKTDDKHEKTFRGDSALQDKKQLVSANMPVYKPPLRGAPKGRVGGGTRGIGDQLVTLSVLVPDHVALTSQEQPTLYWYLSTLTAYPVELTVIEEEAIYPLAEKRLSPPVGPGIQQIRLKDYDVYIDPGKQYRWFVAVIPDADRRSKDVLSGGMIERVELSDAVRVKLRQAKKEAVPFIYAEEGIWYDALTALSELIDDRPDDPDLRNQRASLLEQAGLTEVTEDLMKQRVQPK, encoded by the coding sequence ATGAGAAAAGGATGTTTCGTGATCTGGACATTGATTGCGGTATTCGTCGTGCTCTTTCCCTTGACGGTATTTGCGACGAACGGTCAGGAAGAAAAAGATGACGCAGGCACTGCGTCAACGAAGAGAAAAACGGACGACAAGCATGAAAAGACATTCAGGGGAGATTCGGCTCTGCAAGACAAGAAACAGCTCGTCTCCGCAAACATGCCGGTATATAAGCCTCCTCTGCGAGGCGCACCGAAAGGGCGTGTCGGAGGAGGAACGCGCGGTATCGGTGATCAATTGGTCACTCTGTCGGTTTTGGTCCCAGACCATGTAGCACTGACGTCTCAGGAACAGCCGACCCTTTATTGGTATTTGTCAACACTTACTGCCTATCCCGTTGAGCTGACCGTTATCGAGGAGGAGGCGATATATCCGCTCGCAGAAAAACGCCTGAGCCCTCCCGTCGGGCCTGGCATCCAGCAGATTCGACTGAAGGATTACGACGTATATATTGATCCGGGGAAACAATACCGCTGGTTCGTGGCGGTGATCCCTGACGCTGACCGCCGTTCCAAAGACGTTCTCTCCGGAGGCATGATCGAGCGTGTTGAGCTTTCTGATGCAGTTCGTGTGAAATTGAGACAGGCAAAGAAGGAAGCGGTCCCTTTCATTTATGCCGAGGAAGGGATTTGGTACGATGCGCTGACAGCGCTTTCAGAACTGATTGACGACAGACCCGATGACCCTGACCTCAGGAATCAGAGGGCTTCCTTACTGGAGCAGGCGGGATTGACGGAAGTCACCGAAGATTTGATGAAACAGAGGGTCCAGCCCAAATAA
- a CDS encoding adenylate/guanylate cyclase domain-containing protein gives MNALRNVTKSPLLVSLIIGVIISLGIIALRNSGALESIELIAYDWTLRSLPQISSQESPVVLIKVTEDDISDLGQWPLTDASVARALEMLLRCRPRVIGLDIYRDMPIPPGTSELERILLGNENIITVMKFGDKEEHGILPIAALRETERVGFNDILVDPGGIVRRGLLFLDDGENTFYSFALRVALLYLKEEGIRPQPDASNPQFLRLGKTTIPPFGHDEGAYVESDARGYQFLLDFRGARLPFRSFALASLISDRVPAEALKDKVVLIGTATESVKDFFYTPYSRGLHFSQQITGIELHGYIISQLLRFALKGSRPISAQGNWCEGLWIVIWGIMGGVIGSRVRSPWSFSILASAGILILVLSGYLALMNSWWIPLIPPVMAWLFSSTVVTAYMSNKEKRERIFLMQLFSKHVSREVAETIWNEREQFLDGGRLRSQKLIVTVIFTDLKGFTAVSEKLDPQTLINWLNTYLEAMARLVIEHGGVVDDYIGDGLKADFGVPLPRTSEAEIAKDALSAVNCALAMEREMSRLNSVWHRENLPTACMRIGIFTGPVVAGSLGSSERLKFTTIGDTINVASRLENFDKDHCDSDPIENPCRILIGDSTLHYLDNRFRTEKVGDVSLRGKEQRIAVFRLFGRPNGYPDSNGQEGRL, from the coding sequence CACTGAGGATGACATATCTGATCTCGGGCAATGGCCGCTCACCGACGCATCTGTTGCTCGGGCTCTGGAGATGCTTCTCCGGTGCCGGCCGCGCGTGATAGGGCTGGACATCTACCGGGACATGCCCATTCCACCGGGGACTTCCGAACTGGAGAGGATCCTGCTCGGGAATGAGAATATCATAACGGTAATGAAATTCGGCGATAAAGAAGAGCATGGGATATTACCCATCGCCGCGCTCAGGGAGACGGAACGGGTCGGCTTCAATGACATCCTTGTGGACCCCGGAGGCATAGTCCGCCGGGGGCTCCTTTTCCTGGACGATGGTGAGAATACCTTTTACTCCTTCGCGCTGCGCGTTGCCCTTCTCTATCTCAAGGAAGAAGGGATTCGTCCACAGCCTGACGCATCGAACCCACAGTTTCTCCGGCTCGGGAAAACAACGATTCCACCTTTCGGACATGATGAAGGCGCCTATGTGGAATCTGACGCGCGAGGTTATCAGTTTTTGCTCGATTTCCGGGGTGCTCGGTTACCTTTCCGTTCGTTTGCACTGGCTTCCCTCATCTCAGATAGAGTTCCTGCAGAGGCTCTCAAGGACAAGGTCGTTCTTATCGGAACCGCAACGGAGAGCGTTAAGGATTTCTTCTACACACCATACAGCAGGGGACTTCACTTCAGTCAGCAGATCACAGGGATAGAGTTACATGGTTATATCATAAGCCAATTGCTCAGGTTTGCACTGAAGGGGAGTCGGCCTATCTCGGCGCAGGGGAATTGGTGCGAAGGACTTTGGATCGTCATATGGGGCATCATGGGTGGAGTAATTGGCTCAAGGGTCCGCTCTCCCTGGAGCTTCTCGATTCTTGCATCGGCGGGCATATTAATTCTCGTGCTTTCAGGGTATCTGGCATTAATGAACAGCTGGTGGATCCCTTTGATACCTCCGGTCATGGCATGGTTATTCTCCTCCACAGTCGTGACCGCTTATATGTCGAACAAGGAAAAGAGGGAGCGGATTTTCTTGATGCAACTTTTTTCGAAACATGTGTCACGGGAGGTTGCTGAGACCATCTGGAATGAACGGGAACAATTTCTCGACGGCGGACGGCTCCGTTCTCAAAAGCTGATCGTAACAGTGATATTTACCGATCTGAAAGGGTTTACTGCCGTCTCTGAAAAGCTTGACCCTCAGACGCTCATCAATTGGCTCAATACCTATCTGGAGGCTATGGCCCGGTTGGTCATCGAACATGGAGGTGTCGTCGATGATTACATCGGAGACGGTCTCAAGGCCGATTTCGGCGTGCCCTTGCCCCGCACTTCTGAGGCTGAAATAGCCAAGGACGCCCTGAGCGCGGTAAATTGTGCCCTTGCTATGGAAAGAGAGATGAGTCGACTGAATTCTGTCTGGCACCGGGAGAACCTTCCGACGGCGTGCATGCGCATAGGGATATTTACCGGTCCCGTGGTTGCGGGAAGTTTAGGCAGTTCGGAACGACTGAAATTCACGACCATTGGCGACACGATTAATGTAGCATCTCGGCTTGAGAATTTCGATAAGGACCATTGCGATTCTGATCCCATAGAGAACCCTTGCCGGATTCTCATCGGAGATTCAACATTACACTATCTCGACAACCGATTCAGAACCGAAAAGGTCGGTGACGTGAGTCTTCGGGGCAAGGAACAGAGGATAGCGGTCTTCCGCTTGTTCGGTCGGCCAAACGGGTACCCAGACAGTAACGGTCAGGAGGGAAGACTATGA
- a CDS encoding filamentous hemagglutinin N-terminal domain-containing protein, which translates to MHKKIIFSKRPLFVVFLRGFLASLSVAALCSSIFAEIILDGSLGTKGPLAGPNYLIGSDLGQIHGNNLFHSFSQFNVLTGESATFSGPQTVKNVISRVTGGSLSSIDGLIRSTIPDANLFLLNPNGILFGPKASLDVGGSFHVSTADLLRLSDGGIYYANLSNNSVLTTAPPSAFGFLSTKPASIEIQQSGLQIPTGKTLSFVGGDFTYLGDPKPGYLWVPSGRINLVSVASPGEVSLNDLNTESFSKLGNITMINIQGLNVQGNNIDTDQAGTILIRGGSILIKDSSVALRGNPGGVLSIIGEQLQVDDSFINAATRGPVDHPGRSVDISMTGDVLFTRGSEIASSSFAGGRAGSVRITAKNVLLGDEDPSMSPYASNDFYGDIGSRAFASGNAANVEITATDKFLVQSGFFIGSRTVSTGNGGDVTVHAHTVEVLNSGYIDASALQVQGNELKGNAGKLTVVADDVLLSGKNAQVGFTGLTTQTQGAGNAGSLSVSAKTVQVLDGAEISAAVLGGPGQGLPVNVTADTIVVGGMSPDGNRANINTVLDGTQASGKGGDVSITSHNLEVKDSGFIGSFLQNNAPGNAGDVRISSDSIDISNRGFISAAGFLGTGNAGNIEITASTIKITGLKETSDPLQKDFTGLSALTNAGAGGDIRLKTGSLLLEDHGLISASSIGSGKGGNIDVSASTVNVSANSGILSTAAASGNGGNITLQGGLVTISGKSTISSESTGTANAGDITFRASDSVRVIESVVTTEAAKSDGGNIKVEAGTMIELVNSTISSSVGGGPQTIGGNVVVDSHHVVLNDSRIIANAFEGKGGNIRINADVFLASPESLVDASSALGINGTVDIKAAIASISGTLVPIQSGFLRDEALLRDRCAERIRGERRSSLIVSGRDGMPISPGSVLPSTLYQLPTGVQPVP; encoded by the coding sequence ATGCATAAGAAAATCATTTTTTCGAAGCGTCCTCTGTTCGTAGTGTTTCTCAGGGGCTTTCTTGCCTCCTTGTCGGTGGCTGCTCTTTGCTCGTCGATCTTTGCCGAGATCATCCTCGACGGAAGCTTAGGAACGAAGGGCCCTCTTGCCGGGCCAAACTATCTCATTGGCTCTGACCTTGGACAGATCCACGGGAATAATCTGTTTCACAGCTTCAGCCAGTTCAATGTGCTTACGGGGGAGAGTGCGACCTTCAGCGGTCCCCAGACAGTCAAGAATGTCATCAGCCGGGTCACCGGAGGGAGCCTTTCTTCTATTGATGGACTTATCAGGTCAACCATTCCTGACGCAAACCTCTTTTTGCTAAACCCGAACGGCATTTTGTTCGGTCCCAAGGCGAGCCTCGATGTTGGCGGATCATTTCATGTTAGTACAGCCGACCTCTTGCGACTTTCGGACGGGGGGATTTATTATGCAAACCTCTCAAATAACAGCGTCCTGACGACTGCGCCGCCTTCTGCCTTTGGGTTTCTCAGCACAAAGCCGGCGTCGATCGAAATACAGCAAAGCGGCCTTCAAATCCCGACGGGTAAGACCTTGTCATTTGTAGGAGGTGATTTTACCTATTTGGGTGACCCCAAGCCAGGCTATCTCTGGGTCCCGAGCGGAAGGATAAACCTTGTGAGTGTAGCGTCTCCCGGAGAAGTGAGCCTCAATGATCTGAATACCGAATCTTTTTCAAAACTCGGGAACATAACGATGATCAACATACAAGGGCTTAACGTTCAGGGGAACAACATTGACACTGATCAGGCAGGGACCATCCTGATAAGGGGGGGCAGCATACTCATCAAGGACAGTTCTGTCGCCCTGAGGGGAAACCCGGGAGGAGTTCTGAGCATCATCGGGGAGCAGCTCCAGGTTGACGATTCTTTTATAAATGCAGCCACTCGTGGTCCGGTTGATCACCCCGGCAGATCTGTTGACATATCCATGACAGGCGACGTGCTTTTTACGAGGGGATCAGAGATAGCCTCTTCAAGCTTTGCCGGTGGTCGTGCGGGCAGCGTCAGAATAACTGCCAAGAATGTGCTCCTCGGTGATGAGGACCCTTCCATGAGTCCCTATGCGAGCAACGATTTTTACGGCGACATTGGTTCGCGGGCCTTTGCATCAGGCAACGCCGCGAACGTAGAGATTACGGCAACGGATAAATTCCTTGTTCAAAGCGGCTTCTTTATAGGCTCGCGGACGGTCAGCACCGGAAATGGTGGAGATGTCACGGTGCATGCACATACCGTAGAGGTGCTCAACAGCGGATACATCGATGCCTCAGCGCTTCAGGTCCAGGGGAACGAACTCAAGGGAAACGCTGGAAAACTAACCGTAGTCGCGGACGATGTTCTTCTCTCGGGCAAGAATGCCCAGGTTGGCTTTACCGGGCTCACGACGCAGACACAGGGAGCAGGAAACGCGGGATCGCTCAGCGTCTCGGCAAAGACAGTTCAGGTCTTGGATGGCGCGGAGATATCTGCTGCAGTTCTGGGGGGCCCGGGCCAGGGCTTACCGGTCAATGTGACTGCTGATACGATCGTCGTTGGAGGGATGAGTCCGGACGGAAACCGGGCAAACATTAACACCGTACTGGACGGCACGCAGGCATCAGGAAAGGGGGGAGACGTATCGATTACTTCCCACAATCTGGAGGTAAAGGACAGCGGATTCATCGGCAGTTTCCTCCAGAATAATGCGCCGGGAAACGCTGGTGATGTCCGCATCTCATCAGACAGCATCGATATCAGTAACAGGGGCTTCATCTCTGCTGCGGGATTCCTCGGCACAGGGAATGCCGGGAACATCGAAATAACGGCGTCAACCATAAAGATCACGGGTCTGAAAGAGACCTCTGACCCCCTCCAAAAGGATTTTACCGGATTGTCCGCTCTTACCAACGCAGGAGCCGGTGGAGATATCCGACTGAAAACCGGCAGTCTTCTCCTTGAGGACCATGGACTCATAAGCGCTTCATCGATCGGATCGGGAAAGGGTGGGAATATAGACGTTAGTGCCAGTACCGTCAATGTCTCGGCCAATTCGGGCATTCTTTCGACAGCAGCGGCTTCCGGCAATGGTGGCAATATAACGTTACAGGGAGGACTGGTGACCATTTCCGGAAAATCTACGATTTCATCAGAAAGCACTGGCACAGCCAATGCCGGAGACATAACGTTCAGGGCTTCCGACTCGGTGAGGGTGATCGAGAGCGTCGTAACGACAGAAGCGGCAAAGTCAGACGGAGGCAACATTAAGGTCGAGGCAGGTACTATGATCGAGCTGGTGAACAGTACAATCTCATCGAGTGTGGGCGGAGGGCCTCAGACCATCGGTGGTAATGTGGTAGTCGACTCACACCACGTCGTGCTCAACGACAGCCGCATCATCGCCAATGCCTTTGAAGGAAAGGGAGGGAACATCCGGATCAATGCAGATGTGTTCCTTGCTTCTCCTGAAAGCCTCGTGGATGCTTCCTCGGCCCTGGGGATTAACGGCACAGTCGACATTAAAGCAGCCATTGCGAGTATCAGCGGAACGCTGGTACCTATACAGAGTGGCTTTTTGAGGGACGAGGCGCTCCTTCGTGACCGGTGTGCGGAGCGTATCCGCGGAGAGAGAAGGAGCAGTCTTATCGTGAGCGGCCGCGACGGTATGCCCATATCGCCGGGAAGCGTCTTACCGAGCACTCTCTACCAGCTTCCCACGGGGGTGCAGCCGGTTCCCTGA
- a CDS encoding ShlB/FhaC/HecB family hemolysin secretion/activation protein, translating to MTISHAKGYRYHSVLFHCLIYLIACVATTSSFAEGIPGVDRTGRSSEKPLPLPKELPPLPPEIQVPLSTPGQEKEPLSMLPRVFVREIRVVGSTVFSQERLAEVTSPYLNRELTDTDLESLRLALTVLYINSGYINSGAVIPDQTVTAGIITLQIVEGKLTDVVIEGNRWFRSDYLRNRLLLGIGAPLNISDIQEGLQILQQDDRIKNVKAELKPGVQRGEAVLKVEIQEETPFKVFPEYNNYQSPTVGAEQWLTTVVHQNLTGHGDILSFMYGGSSGIEPQIEASYTLPFTEYDSTLTLHYKKNNFSEVQEPFKSLDIVSKSDIYGITLRQPVYRTVNHEIALALTGEYIRNKTYLDGEPFSFNLGAQNGKSTVTALRFSQEWIYRTPAQVIALRSRFSLGIDAFGATTSPSNLPDTQFFSWLGQFQWARRLPILDMQSIVSIDWQLANKSLLPVEEIAVGGRYSVRGYRENQLVTDNALIASLETRIPIIRNRPWANSLEFAQFADFGRVWNTDFPTPSPSTIGSVGLGLRWESTVKYPFTWKPQFEFYWGLALKKIHNPDHNIQDDGIHFRFVIAVF from the coding sequence ATGACGATTTCTCACGCTAAGGGCTATCGATACCATTCTGTCTTGTTTCACTGTCTTATCTATCTCATCGCTTGTGTAGCGACCACTTCCAGTTTCGCAGAGGGGATCCCCGGAGTCGACCGCACTGGTCGATCGAGTGAAAAACCTTTACCGTTGCCAAAAGAACTTCCTCCCCTTCCACCCGAGATTCAGGTCCCCCTTTCCACTCCAGGGCAAGAAAAAGAGCCGCTGTCGATGCTGCCCCGGGTCTTTGTGCGGGAAATCAGGGTAGTCGGAAGCACGGTTTTTTCTCAGGAAAGACTGGCTGAAGTCACCTCACCCTACCTGAATCGGGAACTGACCGATACCGACCTGGAATCGCTGAGACTTGCCCTTACAGTCTTATATATCAACAGTGGCTATATCAATTCGGGTGCGGTAATTCCTGATCAAACCGTGACTGCCGGGATAATCACTCTGCAGATCGTTGAAGGGAAATTGACGGATGTCGTGATTGAAGGGAACAGATGGTTTCGTTCCGATTACCTGAGGAACCGTCTCCTCTTGGGGATCGGAGCGCCTCTCAATATTTCAGATATCCAGGAGGGACTCCAGATCTTACAGCAGGATGACCGCATTAAGAATGTGAAGGCAGAGCTCAAGCCGGGTGTTCAGCGTGGTGAGGCTGTGCTCAAGGTCGAGATTCAGGAAGAAACTCCCTTCAAGGTCTTTCCCGAATACAACAACTACCAGTCCCCCACCGTCGGAGCAGAACAGTGGCTTACGACTGTTGTCCATCAGAATTTGACCGGCCATGGCGACATCCTGAGCTTCATGTACGGCGGATCAAGCGGGATCGAACCACAGATCGAGGCGAGTTATACACTGCCCTTCACAGAATACGATTCGACCCTGACCTTGCATTACAAGAAGAACAATTTTAGCGAAGTGCAGGAGCCCTTTAAATCTCTCGACATCGTGAGCAAATCCGACATTTACGGAATTACTCTCAGGCAGCCGGTGTACCGAACGGTCAATCATGAGATCGCCTTAGCTCTGACCGGTGAATACATTCGCAACAAGACATACTTAGATGGCGAGCCGTTCTCCTTCAACCTTGGGGCACAAAACGGAAAATCGACGGTCACGGCTCTCAGGTTTTCCCAGGAGTGGATATACCGCACACCGGCTCAAGTCATTGCACTTCGTTCCCGGTTCAGCCTCGGGATCGATGCCTTCGGGGCAACGACTAGCCCCTCAAACCTGCCTGACACCCAGTTTTTTTCATGGCTTGGCCAGTTTCAATGGGCACGACGTCTTCCGATACTCGATATGCAATCGATAGTCAGCATTGACTGGCAACTGGCCAACAAGTCACTGTTGCCCGTTGAAGAGATCGCTGTGGGAGGCAGGTACAGCGTCAGAGGGTACAGAGAGAATCAACTCGTCACGGACAACGCTCTCATCGCCTCCCTGGAAACCCGCATACCCATAATTCGAAACAGACCCTGGGCAAACTCCCTTGAGTTTGCCCAATTTGCCGATTTTGGCAGGGTGTGGAACACCGACTTTCCGACGCCCAGTCCAAGCACCATCGGCAGTGTCGGCTTAGGGCTTCGATGGGAATCGACCGTCAAATATCCCTTCACGTGGAAGCCCCAATTTGAATTCTATTGGGGCCTCGCCCTGAAGAAGATCCATAACCCCGATCACAATATCCAGGATGACGGGATCCATTTCCGGTTTGTCATTGCCGTGTTTTAG